The Oleiphilus messinensis DNA segment CATCTTCATCAAAATCGACAATTTCGATTTCAAACAGATTTTGCATGACCCAGCAGCGACTACCCAGAATGGCTGTCTGCCCCAGCATGTTATTCATACCAAGGGACATGCCCCCAGCAAGTTGGGTTAACACGTCGGGGTCCAGACGACTCCATTTACCCTTGAACTGGTGAATATTCACTTTCAAGCCAAAATGATGACTGATCACATTCTTCAAGGTATATTCATTACACCGCTGATGCGCCGCCGCACCGGCATAATTTAGCCAGACATTGTTGGGATTCTCGAAGGAACCCGGCATTCCGGCCGTCCCGGTCAGGCTTTTGTTTAATTCCAGATACCAATCCGGTAAATACCGTGAAGGGTTTACACTGCGGGTCTCAAACATTTTAATCGGGCGATATTTTTTCCAGGCGCGATAAAACAATGAAAGCGTGCGGTGATTAAATATATCCAGAAAGTCTTTTAGGGTATGGTCTTTCGCTTTCAGACGCTGCAGTATGAGTTCAGAATAGCGATACGGCAAAATACCGGAAGCGCCGGTCAATAACATAATATTGACAAATACCTCCCACTGCCGGCTGCCCGACTGCTCTGCCTCCAGACGCTTTTTCAGGTCCGAAGCAGACATGATCCCGGTATCCTCGATTTTCGCGCCAGTGCGGGAAACCGGATTCTTGACCTCATCAAACTTGGTGCGCTGTGCTTTCCGGACCGTTGCCGGCTCAAACACCATTCCCGGATTGGCCTTGAATTTCAGCGCATCAAGCCGAGGCCACGCACTCTCGCCGATCGGCTCCATCTCGACCTCCGGATCCTGCAGGGCATCCGTTTCGATCAGCTGTACCAGCTGGAAAAAATCGAAACGCCAGGGCTCCTTTTCAATACGTCGTTTTAAATCAACACGCTGCGCCTTCATATCAACTGCCTGTCTCCAGCCCGAGGTGGCCATTTTTTAAGCACTTCAGGTTTTCCTTTCAAGCGGGCGACCATTCGGGTAAAGGAATTTATCGAACAGTACATGGCAAAGAATCGTTCAAGCACAGATGCAAACAACAGTACACTGTTACCTGAAAGCAGCGCCTCATCGAACGTCACTTCAATTTCATTGCCGCGACACAATGTTGTTTTGCCCTGATAGGTAACAGGTGCCGTCATCGTGCTCATTTTGATACTGATGATGGCGTTGATCAGCGCCTTGGATGCGGAGCTTTCCACAACATCATACAAAGCCAGAATTTCACGCAGGTACTGGGTGCCTTCAGCACCATTTAACGATAAATGGTTCAGACTAAGTTGAGAAATCAACCGCCAGCGAGCACCATTGCCCTGGGGCGGACGATAATTTGGCGTGATTCGTGTTAGCGTATCAATCGACTTCAACCCCACTCCCATTGAGCCACAACGCAAATGGGGTTGCCCCCCCCCGAAAGGAAGCTTTTCCGGAAGGTTACCGTTAAAGCAGGTTGTTTCAATGGAAAGAGTTTCATCCTGAGCATCAGTGATGTCAAAGTTCAAGTCAACCAAAGAAAGCTGGATACAGGAGCTTGGCTCATTTCCATGCTCGCCGCCCAGTGTTTCCTGGCGCTGGCCATGCCAGTAAACCGCCTTGTCGGTATGCATTTCAGCATGATTCAGACCATAGAAGGGTTTATATTGAACCCGATTTCCGTCACCCCGGATTCCGGTAACGGTTTCCACTGAATAAACTTCGTAATGGTGAGGATAACGGGCATCAGGAATGACGGTGTAGGTATCTTGCGTATGTTCGTACGCGATAGGCTCTGCCCGGTGAGGAAACAGATTAACAATGGGTACACAATTAATCGCAACATTATCCGTACTGATATGGCGCTCAAGCTCGGTATCTGCTCGCTTCACATAAATATAGATATTCAGTTCATTCCCGGAAATTTGTTGCAGTGTTTGCTCGAGTCCTGAAAGTTCAACGAACAAAAACTTCTCAGGAAATGCCATGTATTCCGTCAGTAACCGGTACCCGGGAAAAGAGTCTTCGGGATACGGAATCATGCCATGCTCTTCTTCAAAGCCAATATCTCGCAGCGTGTGAGGCGGGCGAACTGCAAACTCACCTTCGCCTTTGTCGATCACAACCCCCACACAGTGATGCGCCAACGCTTCATATAACGGATAAGCCTGCTGAGATTGCCCACGGACATAGAATCTCAACTTCTTTAACCCTAACGCGCTGATATCCAACTCTTCAGCAACGCCTTTTAAACGAATATGAACCACACTTTCGGCGGCTTTCATTTCGTTGGCACCAGGGGTCGCGAAGGGTTTGCCTTTAAAGCTGGCTTGAGCCACTCGCAATGGCAATACTTCAAGATCATAGGTTGACTGGAAAGTACAAGGCCGCCCCTGAATCGAATCCGTTTCCAGACTCGCGCCTTTTTGCAGTGGCATGACGATATCAAGGTCATCTGCGGGCTTGAACTCAACCACTGCCATCGATGGTAAAGGTCGTAAATAATGGGGATAGAGATTATCCAACAAGGCATCGGAAATTTCGGGGAAGTCATCCGCGATTTTTTTCTGTACCCTGGCATTCAAATATGCCACACCTTCCAGCAGGCGGGAAACATGAGGATCCTCCACCACATCCTCACTCATACGAAGACGGCTGGCAATTTTAGGGTACGCCCGCGCAAACTCCGCACCGGACTGGCGCAGGAAGGTTAATTCCTTTTCGTAAAAATACAGCAATTCGTCCGACATATCAGAGCGCACTCTCTACATGAACATTGTTTGTAACAGGCTCCAGAGATGAGTCAAAAACAATTTCCTCTGGAGCCGGATCGGCGTACATGACCGCCTCGATTCGGAATCGTAGCGTTCGATCCATGCGGCGCTCGTCATCATGCAATACCACCCGAACCGTTTTGAAGCGCGGCTCGAAACGCTTTATATTTTCTTCCACTAACTGACAGAACTGGTCAGCTCCCGCATTATTCAAGAAGTTGATAACATTCAGATCCGGTAAGCCATAATTCACCAATGATTTATCCAGCTCTCGACATTCATCAGGCGGAGAAACGCTGCGAAAGCGGGTGTTCAGGAGGTTCTCCAGGTCACGACGCACATTTTCCCGGATCTGATTCATCAATTGATGTTTAGTTGTTTCAAGCTCTGCCTTTTTTTCCGGCTCGTTATCGATCAAACGATCCAAAACAGAAGCTCGGATCAAAACGGGCTTTTTCTTTTTGGCAGCCATAATGAGTTCTCCTGCGTCGGGCAAACAATCAATCCTATGTTGCCCGACCTCCAGATGTTAATTCTGTGGTCAAGTGCAATTCTGACACCAGGCTGTCTGCCTGATAGTGCGGCTGCAGCTGAATACTTGCCCAATAGGAACCGGGCTTCTCCTCATTGTCTTTGACCTCAACCACGGCTTTTCGCAGTGGATAGCGGGCCTGAATGGTCCAGTCCGAATCCTCCTGGGTTACCGTGTAGGTATTCAACCAGCGTTGAATCATCTTGCCACAATCAACCGCACGGGTATAACTACCAATTTTGTCTCGAATCATCACTTTGATGTAGTGGGCAAACCGGGATCCGCACAACACATGCTGCAATGACGAGGCAACCCGCTCATTGGCTCTGGCACTGGCATCGGCAAAGTCCCGGTTTCGAAAAATGGATGGCGTGCTATGAAACGCTAGCAATGGCAAGTCATAACACTGGCAGATAGGAATAAACCCGAGATCACTCAATTCCCGCTCACGTTCATCGGTCAAAATGACATCAACTGAGGGTTTATGATCATCCTTCGTGGGACCCACCTGGAAATAATCCACCAGAGGATCATTTACCAGACCTCCGGTTAATTGATCTCGAGGAACCCCCCGGATGTGTGCAAACCAACCCGCCTCACTGAACTCCCGGACCAGAATCCGAGCCAAGGCAAAATTTGCCCCACCCCATAGATATTGTTTTCGCGAACTTAAGGATGAACGTTCTTCATAGATAAAACCATCCCTGCCCGAAAACCTGACAGTGTACGGTGCCCGCAAGAGTACTCTGGGCAACGTAATCCCCATAAAACGGGCATCAGGATGATCTCGCAATCGATTCCAGCGAATATATTCGCTCTCTTTGAATACGGAGTGCAACGTAAAGGGTTGAACGATGTAATCGAAGTCACGCTCAAGGCCAAATAACTCGGGAGCGGCGTTTAACAAAATCGGCGAGAATGACGCCGACGCAATTTCGGCCAAGCGCTCCAACGTGGGGATGTCGTCAAAACGGTGTCCCGGAAAAGGTTTGTGGGCAACATCGTAGTCGGCCACAATCACGCCATAAGGCTCACCACCGGGCGTATCAAATTCCTCGCTGTAGACTTTCTGAAACAGCTGACTCTGGTCAAATTCGACTGCACGATTTACGTCCTTGGTGATCTCCGACCAGGATATATCGAGAAACCTGACTTTGACGCCTTTGCGACCATATGACGTATACACCAGCGTTTGCAGACTACGCCAACTCGCCTCCAGGCGCTGGAACACACTATTGTGGATGATCTCATTGACCTGTTCGGTTATCAGGCTGTCAATCAAGGCCAGCGAACGATCCAGCCATAAGCCAAGATCCCGGCTGAATTCGTGAAAAGGATAAGCTGTTGACCCCGGCACATCCGAGCGCCCGAAAAAAGCGAGTACCTGGGCATGAATATCCCGGTCAGCCAGCGTCGACTCACTGTCTTGAGCAAGTAATTTTTCGATAAGTTGGGCCGTAGACAAACTTCCTTCCCGGCCATTTCCAGAGCGGGATTCGTCCGGGGCAATATCTCCCGACTTCACTCCTGATTCGGACGTCATGTTTTGCAGCCTATGAATCGTTGCAATCTAGTATTGTGGCAATTTAGTATTATGGCAATCTAGTTTTGTTGCGATAAGAATGGTACACATCAGCACAAATACTTGCTCCACCCGGAATCGGGTAGAGCAAAGTATTCGGGAAAAGGATCAGGAAGATTTCGGAATTTCAGCAACCATACGGAGCGATGCTGTTAATTCTTCCATTTGCAACCATGGACGCAAATGTGCAATTGCGCTGTACGACCCTGGCGCTTCAGGATTTTCTTTCACCTGAATCCGTGCTTCAGCAAGCGGGAATTTTGCTTTCATTTCAGGACTTGCATCAGGATTACTATTGGTATAACCATTGATCCAACGGTTCAACCAGCGTTCTGCATCCTGCGCTTCCATGAACGAGCCGATTTTGTCACGGGCCATAACCTTGAGATAGTGAGCAATGCGAGAAGTTGCCATGATGTATGGCAGACGCGCAGAAATGGCAGCGTTAGCAGTGGCACTGGGTTCGTCGTATTTCTTCGCTTTTTGAGCCGTTTGGGCACCAAAGAATACCGCATAATCTGTATTCTTGTAGTGACATAATGGCAGGAAGCCCAGTTTGGATAGCTCTGCTTCACGTCGTTCGGTAATACCGATCTCCGCTGGGCATTTCTGATCCAGATCACCATCATCACTACGGAACAAGTGCGTGGGCAAGCCTTCAACTTTACCACCACCTTCTGCACCGCGAATGGCCGTACACCAGCCGTTTTCAGCGAAGGCCTTGGTCAATGTCGTCCCCATTACATACGCGGCATTCATCCATGCGTATTGAGTGTGGTCAACAGTGACGGCTTTGCCCGTCTCATCCAGAGGAAACTCCTCATAACGGAATTCTTCCACCGGCTTGGAATTATCACCGTATGGCAGACGGGACAATACTCGTGGCATCACCAGGGTTGTGAAGCGCGAATCTTCAGAATCCCGGAAACTACGCCACTTGATGTACTCCGCCGAATCAAAGATTTTTTCCAGATCCCGGGGGTTTGATAACTCGGTAAAATCATCAAAGCCAAACATCTGGGCACCGGCTGCCGAAATGAATGGACAGAAACCGGATGCCGCAACACCCGACATATTATTGAGCAGATCAATATCTTCCGGATGGTTGGTAAACTCATAGTCACCGATCAGGCAACCATAAGGCTCACCACCGGCTGTACCGTATTCTGCTTCATAGATTTTCTTGAAGATCTGGCTTTGGTCAAACTCAACGGCCTTATCCAGATCCTTGAACAGCTCACGTTTGCCGATATTCAGCATACGTATTTTCAACGTGGTGCTGGTCTCGGAGTTCATCACCAGGTGATTCAATCCACGCCAGGAGCCTTCCAGCTTCTGAAATTTCTCCGAATGCATGATTTCTGCAAGCTGAGAAGAAATCATTTCGTCAATTTTAGCAACGGCTTTATTCACCGTTTGGGTCAGGTTACGATCCCAGGTCACGGTTCCCGACATGACCTGCTGGGCCAAGTTTGAAATTAGATCCTTAGCTGCATCAGGTTCAGTTTGTCGAGTGGCGCCAATCGCCTGGTCCAACAAACTGAGTGATTCGGTTTCCTGGCCGGCTTCTTGGCCCTGTAACTCTTGTTCGCTCATTGATTATTCTCCTTCTGGTTTCTCAGCGCCCAAGCCTAACTCTTTCGATAACTCAGCTACCGATTCTGTATTTTGCAGTACTTGTTCCAACAAACTCTCCAACTCTTCAGAGCGATCCGCTTTACTCATAAGATCACGCAATTTATTGCGTGCTTCCAACAGCTGGCGCAGCGGCTCGACCTGCTTCACAACGTTTTGAGGCTCGAAGTCTTCCATGGAGTTGAACTGCAGATTAACAGACATTTCCTTCCCGTCTTCGCCGGAAAGCTTATCCGCAACCTTCATCTCTGCAGTTGGCTCAATCTTATCCAGGATTTCATTGAAGTTGTCACGATCAATCTGGACAAACTTACGCTCTTTCAACGCTTTTTTGTTTGCCGTATTGTCGCCTGAGTAATCCCCCATGACACCGACAACGAAGGGCAGTTCTTTTTTAACTTCCGCACCGTTGGTTTCCACATCATAAGTGATTTGAACGCGTGGTTTGCGTACGCGTGATAGTTTATCCTGGAGACTGTCTGACATGAGGTGTTCCTCGCTCTTTGTTTACTCGATTAACTGTTCTACAGGCGCGCCCAGTGTCACCGCGGTAACCGGCGCGGCACCGCCTGTCCTTTTTATAACTTGGTTTTCGTCATCCCTGCCATCCATTTTCCAGCTTCAAGAATGAAGCATTGAGATCAAGCATGGACGCCTGCGGTATAAGCTGTGTGATACACACTGTTATATATCTATAGTAGTACGATATTCCCTGGCTATCTCCCTCATTTTAATCCGTTTGTTAAAAACCTTTTTGGTTTGGCCTTCCTATAGCGCTCAAAAGTTAATCAATATTGTTAGATATGCCCCCCAACCTGCCGGAAAGCTGAAAGATTACCAACCGCTGTAATTATCTTCCTGCCCAAACATTGGTTGTTCCTCTTTTGCAGGCTCTGCAGCCGGTTCCGGAGCTGGAGACGGTGTCGGCTGAGGTCTAGGCTCCACTTTCGGCTGCCCGAGACTAGCAAGCTCCCCAATCGGCACCGCGTCCTCACCAAGCGGGACACCGGTCAATTGGGCATACACTGCACGCGAAGTGGCATCGGGGATCAACTCCAGCATCAGCTCCTGTATGGGCAAGCGACCCCATCTTACGGCTCGCTCCAGAACACCGCACAGGGGAGAATGGGGTTCATAACGTCGGAAAAATTCAGCCACCTTCAACAAATGATTGATCGCATCATCACGGCTGGCAATCGGCCCTTGAATTCCGACTCCTTGCTGCACAATGCCCGCTGGCGCTGTCCCGACATTGTCGCTATCCATTACGACACCTTCCTCTCCTGCTTCGCCACCGGCTTCAGATTCGTCCGGAATTTTTCCCTTGGTCAACAACCTGACCGCTTCCAGCACATCGCTCAGACTTTGCTTGATCGCTGAACTGGGAGGGGCATATTGATAACCGCATTTTTCATCGAGCAGAGTGCTCATGTCATTGAAGTTCTGGAGACACTCCTCCAGATCGGACAATAGATTCCGGCAAAAGTCTACGGATGATGCATCTACTTGTGCCTGAATATCCGGCATGGTCAAGCCAATATCTTCAAAGCGCTGCCGCTGGGCATCATCATCTGTCATTTTTGCTGCTTCGACACAGCGGTCATACAGATTATAAGTGAATGCATCTGCATAATTTTCACTTAGTGGTATATTCTTGATCGGGAGTATCAAGGTACCCCGGCCATCTTCGCCGTTTAATCCGGTAATTGGAAACACTTTCGTTTCCAGCCCATCTTCATCAGGCAAGGGATACAAGTCATCCCAAAATGCCTCAACCAGTTGCTGAATCAACTTGAAAGCATCGCGCAACCCCTGAAAGCCATAAAGTTTCAATGCGGCTTCAGCGTACCAGGCCGCAACTTCCAAATCTTTCGCCTGTTCTTCCAATACCTGGGGTGCAACTTTATAAATTTCCCGCCATAAATCATCGATTTCCGGGTCGGCTTGGGAATCAAATTTTCGGGCACGGGTCAGGCTGGCAATGGTACGTCTGGCATCTTTGAGTTTCTGGTATTCCAGAGAACCATTTTCCCGTAAATCGGGACCACAGGGTTGATCTTCCGTAATGGGTTTCAGCAGGCTTTCTATGTTAATCACTTCCGGTGTTGTCATTTCGGATTCTCTCGTGAATAGATCGGTCAACTATTGGGAAAATTAGAATTTTATGCCTCTGGACATTTTGTCGAGAAATAACTTGCGCTGGTTCGGGTCAGGTATTTTATCTGCCAATTGAACAATAAACTCCTTTTCCGACCTCGCTTTCTTCGCCACTTTCTTTACAACACGAGTCGCAAGCGGCCCAAGATAAAAAGCCAATTCTTCGGAGATCTCATTCATTCTGCTGTCTGCAAGCGTGATCTGCCCGGTTTGGGAAGAACCTCGAACCGAGGTCGACATACTGCTGACATCCCCCACGCGACTTAGGTCACTGGCACCTGAAGCAGGGCCACCGGTGCCGGAACCGGATCGGGTATAACGGGCTTTTAACGATGCAATAAACTGGTTACGCTCGGTTTCATCAGGGATATGCGATGCCAAATCCTGAACAAGCTGATCCAATGATGTGCTTTTTGACGACCGTTTCTTGACCAGAATGGAGGAAACCGGCCCAATATAAGTCGCAAGCGACTTCTCAACCACATCTAGCAAATTGGGTTCCAGCGTCAGCCCTGTTGGTTGGGTTCGACCACCACGAGTGGATTTCCCCCCCATTTGGGTCTGATCGGCCATGATTCGACGGGTTGAAATGACCGTCGCCGCCAAGTCATCTCGTTGAACCTCACTTATTCCTAACTGTTTTGCAAGTTCGCAGAGCGCATCCGAGAACGCCTTGGCAGATTGATAGCGTCGCTCGGGCTTGGCTTGCAATGCAGACTCAAGAACATTGAAAAAGGCAAGTGTTCGATTCGCACCCAAGGCAGCCTTATCCAGCAACGCCATAATCGTTTCTTTATCAACCAAACCAGCAGCGGGACGCTCACCGCACAGAAGTTCCAGCAATACAATCGCAACGGAGTACAAGTCAGCCCGATTATCGACAATAGCTCCCCGGAGCGCTTCCGGGGACATGTAACTGGGTGTTCCGACCATATCCCCGGCGTTGGTCAATTCCGAAGTCTCCAATCGGGCAACACCAAAATCGGCGACTTTCACCGAGCCATTATCCAGAACCATGATATTGGCAGGCTTGATATCCCGGTGTACAACTCCAGAGTCATGGGCAAAAGCCAACGCTGACAGTACCTGGGTGATAATTTCAATTGCCTGCTGTGCAGAGACAGCTCCCCCCATGCGCAGGAGCGTACGAAGATCCACTCCTTCAATAAACTCCATGACCATATAGGGAATATCGTGCTCGTTTATCCCGAAATCAAACAACGTCACGATATTCTGGTGCGAACAGCGGGCTGCGGCTTTGGCTTCGTGTTTGAACCGGGCAAGCAGATCGCCTCCAGAGCCATCCTCAATCAAATGAGGATGGATCACCTTGATCGCAACAATACGATCTATGATCGAATCTTTACCCTTGTATACCGCTCCCATTGCACCCTTACCAATGGTTTCGATAATCTGGTATTTACCAATCTTATCCATACATTAACTACACATTAATTCCCGGCGAACCTGTCTTTAATCATCATCATCTTCATCAAGGAGCGATACCGCATTTGCCAGACTTCGGTGCATGCGATTGAATGACTGCCCCAAAGAAGAGATTTCATCACTGCCTTTAATTACCA contains these protein-coding regions:
- the tssG gene encoding type VI secretion system baseplate subunit TssG; protein product: MKAQRVDLKRRIEKEPWRFDFFQLVQLIETDALQDPEVEMEPIGESAWPRLDALKFKANPGMVFEPATVRKAQRTKFDEVKNPVSRTGAKIEDTGIMSASDLKKRLEAEQSGSRQWEVFVNIMLLTGASGILPYRYSELILQRLKAKDHTLKDFLDIFNHRTLSLFYRAWKKYRPIKMFETRSVNPSRYLPDWYLELNKSLTGTAGMPGSFENPNNVWLNYAGAAAHQRCNEYTLKNVISHHFGLKVNIHQFKGKWSRLDPDVLTQLAGGMSLGMNNMLGQTAILGSRCWVMQNLFEIEIVDFDEDVFTTLAPGSKKLTALYNLVKQRAGVEMDFDLSLKVREDQLPAVKLGVKDPLALVGWSTRLYKKNPTDKLIKISLSKHGMQTSSNGTVS
- the tssF gene encoding type VI secretion system baseplate subunit TssF, which codes for MSDELLYFYEKELTFLRQSGAEFARAYPKIASRLRMSEDVVEDPHVSRLLEGVAYLNARVQKKIADDFPEISDALLDNLYPHYLRPLPSMAVVEFKPADDLDIVMPLQKGASLETDSIQGRPCTFQSTYDLEVLPLRVAQASFKGKPFATPGANEMKAAESVVHIRLKGVAEELDISALGLKKLRFYVRGQSQQAYPLYEALAHHCVGVVIDKGEGEFAVRPPHTLRDIGFEEEHGMIPYPEDSFPGYRLLTEYMAFPEKFLFVELSGLEQTLQQISGNELNIYIYVKRADTELERHISTDNVAINCVPIVNLFPHRAEPIAYEHTQDTYTVIPDARYPHHYEVYSVETVTGIRGDGNRVQYKPFYGLNHAEMHTDKAVYWHGQRQETLGGEHGNEPSSCIQLSLVDLNFDITDAQDETLSIETTCFNGNLPEKLPFGGGQPHLRCGSMGVGLKSIDTLTRITPNYRPPQGNGARWRLISQLSLNHLSLNGAEGTQYLREILALYDVVESSASKALINAIISIKMSTMTAPVTYQGKTTLCRGNEIEVTFDEALLSGNSVLLFASVLERFFAMYCSINSFTRMVARLKGKPEVLKKWPPRAGDRQLI
- the tssE gene encoding type VI secretion system baseplate subunit TssE, with amino-acid sequence MAAKKKKPVLIRASVLDRLIDNEPEKKAELETTKHQLMNQIRENVRRDLENLLNTRFRSVSPPDECRELDKSLVNYGLPDLNVINFLNNAGADQFCQLVEENIKRFEPRFKTVRVVLHDDERRMDRTLRFRIEAVMYADPAPEEIVFDSSLEPVTNNVHVESAL
- the tssC gene encoding type VI secretion system contractile sheath large subunit, giving the protein MTSESGVKSGDIAPDESRSGNGREGSLSTAQLIEKLLAQDSESTLADRDIHAQVLAFFGRSDVPGSTAYPFHEFSRDLGLWLDRSLALIDSLITEQVNEIIHNSVFQRLEASWRSLQTLVYTSYGRKGVKVRFLDISWSEITKDVNRAVEFDQSQLFQKVYSEEFDTPGGEPYGVIVADYDVAHKPFPGHRFDDIPTLERLAEIASASFSPILLNAAPELFGLERDFDYIVQPFTLHSVFKESEYIRWNRLRDHPDARFMGITLPRVLLRAPYTVRFSGRDGFIYEERSSLSSRKQYLWGGANFALARILVREFSEAGWFAHIRGVPRDQLTGGLVNDPLVDYFQVGPTKDDHKPSVDVILTDERERELSDLGFIPICQCYDLPLLAFHSTPSIFRNRDFADASARANERVASSLQHVLCGSRFAHYIKVMIRDKIGSYTRAVDCGKMIQRWLNTYTVTQEDSDWTIQARYPLRKAVVEVKDNEEKPGSYWASIQLQPHYQADSLVSELHLTTELTSGGRAT
- the tssC gene encoding type VI secretion system contractile sheath large subunit encodes the protein MSEQELQGQEAGQETESLSLLDQAIGATRQTEPDAAKDLISNLAQQVMSGTVTWDRNLTQTVNKAVAKIDEMISSQLAEIMHSEKFQKLEGSWRGLNHLVMNSETSTTLKIRMLNIGKRELFKDLDKAVEFDQSQIFKKIYEAEYGTAGGEPYGCLIGDYEFTNHPEDIDLLNNMSGVAASGFCPFISAAGAQMFGFDDFTELSNPRDLEKIFDSAEYIKWRSFRDSEDSRFTTLVMPRVLSRLPYGDNSKPVEEFRYEEFPLDETGKAVTVDHTQYAWMNAAYVMGTTLTKAFAENGWCTAIRGAEGGGKVEGLPTHLFRSDDGDLDQKCPAEIGITERREAELSKLGFLPLCHYKNTDYAVFFGAQTAQKAKKYDEPSATANAAISARLPYIMATSRIAHYLKVMARDKIGSFMEAQDAERWLNRWINGYTNSNPDASPEMKAKFPLAEARIQVKENPEAPGSYSAIAHLRPWLQMEELTASLRMVAEIPKSS
- the tssB gene encoding type VI secretion system contractile sheath small subunit codes for the protein MSDSLQDKLSRVRKPRVQITYDVETNGAEVKKELPFVVGVMGDYSGDNTANKKALKERKFVQIDRDNFNEILDKIEPTAEMKVADKLSGEDGKEMSVNLQFNSMEDFEPQNVVKQVEPLRQLLEARNKLRDLMSKADRSEELESLLEQVLQNTESVAELSKELGLGAEKPEGE
- the tssA gene encoding type VI secretion system protein TssA gives rise to the protein MTTPEVINIESLLKPITEDQPCGPDLRENGSLEYQKLKDARRTIASLTRARKFDSQADPEIDDLWREIYKVAPQVLEEQAKDLEVAAWYAEAALKLYGFQGLRDAFKLIQQLVEAFWDDLYPLPDEDGLETKVFPITGLNGEDGRGTLILPIKNIPLSENYADAFTYNLYDRCVEAAKMTDDDAQRQRFEDIGLTMPDIQAQVDASSVDFCRNLLSDLEECLQNFNDMSTLLDEKCGYQYAPPSSAIKQSLSDVLEAVRLLTKGKIPDESEAGGEAGEEGVVMDSDNVGTAPAGIVQQGVGIQGPIASRDDAINHLLKVAEFFRRYEPHSPLCGVLERAVRWGRLPIQELMLELIPDATSRAVYAQLTGVPLGEDAVPIGELASLGQPKVEPRPQPTPSPAPEPAAEPAKEEQPMFGQEDNYSGW
- a CDS encoding serine/threonine protein kinase, producing the protein MDKIGKYQIIETIGKGAMGAVYKGKDSIIDRIVAIKVIHPHLIEDGSGGDLLARFKHEAKAAARCSHQNIVTLFDFGINEHDIPYMVMEFIEGVDLRTLLRMGGAVSAQQAIEIITQVLSALAFAHDSGVVHRDIKPANIMVLDNGSVKVADFGVARLETSELTNAGDMVGTPSYMSPEALRGAIVDNRADLYSVAIVLLELLCGERPAAGLVDKETIMALLDKAALGANRTLAFFNVLESALQAKPERRYQSAKAFSDALCELAKQLGISEVQRDDLAATVISTRRIMADQTQMGGKSTRGGRTQPTGLTLEPNLLDVVEKSLATYIGPVSSILVKKRSSKSTSLDQLVQDLASHIPDETERNQFIASLKARYTRSGSGTGGPASGASDLSRVGDVSSMSTSVRGSSQTGQITLADSRMNEISEELAFYLGPLATRVVKKVAKKARSEKEFIVQLADKIPDPNQRKLFLDKMSRGIKF